In Gadus chalcogrammus isolate NIFS_2021 chromosome 13, NIFS_Gcha_1.0, whole genome shotgun sequence, a single genomic region encodes these proteins:
- the terf2ip gene encoding telomeric repeat-binding factor 2-interacting protein 1 encodes MLPTRRSGNTFQLTTMPSKRENQGKSQVISPVLFMTVDGEPMRFFLCPGPAKVELLPSIKAGGGMVCKAQEPGAVLLVDPNEMGALTQSTAHWYVSAQYIRDCIEKNEQLELEDYRMKPDAADVQSTKKRAARTSTSSGRIPYTSEEDAAIIGYVATLKDKLKGNLLWKQMAEIHLTQHSWQSMKYHYIYKLMDRPTEAKEQGRRNGVSMADDKRSDVQPTADPPSEPDVTLAEEEVEEEEKEVEEKEVEEEVKEAEKEEEEEEEVGEEAEEEEEKEVEEEVKEAEKEEEEEEEVGEEAEEEEENEVEAALPSFHLLMLPDTPPLEPPSRKKARTSSPRGSPKASTSAGTPSSRPPPPPRPSPPPRQPIEGDLSADGASNPVIQNEAEKTGKSGEKRKLGILEIASEEFEDDSESDYEEAHDVPEPMSTQQPRATTSKHPMGTPDMPMETRTVVETGPTPKPHLFIFDRESQEEGSQPMECEGAAVPAGPQPISKEAEVESMTQVQLKEDMQRIRALMKQTNQNLVSVTKALLKTSGDFSAALALLLRPDSARGPFWSQSDDRLLMTSDSEARQQLQKRYGEQGVAKRLVFLEGANDADDPPELNVHNV; translated from the exons ATGCTACCCACTCGCAGATCAGGAAATACCTTCCAG CTAACGACGATGCCGTCCAAACGGGAAAATCAGGGCAAGTCGCAGGTCATCTCTCCAGTTCTTTTCATGACTGTGGATGGTGAACCCATGCGTTTCTTCCTGTGCCCGGGACCAGCCAAGGTGGAGCTCTTGCCCAGCATCAAGGCAGGGGGAGGAATGGTGTGCAAAGCTCAGGAGCCGGGGGCTGTCCTGCTTGTGGACCCCAATGAGATGGGGGCTCTCACGCAGAGCACAGCTCACTG GTACGTGTCTGCCCAATACATCCGGGACTGCATAGAGAAGAATGAGCAGCTCGAGCTGGAAGACTACAGGATGAAGCCCGATGCCGCAGACGTACAATCTACCAAGAAGAGGGCAGCCAGGACCAGCACTTCCTCAG GTAGAATACCTTACACTTCTGAAGAGGACGCCGCCATCATCGGCTATGTCGCCACACTCAAGGATAAGCTCAAAGGCAACCTGCTGTGGAAGCAAATGGCAGAAATTCACTTGACCCAACACAGCTGGCAGTCCATGAAGTACCATTACATCTACAAACTGATGGACAGACCAACAGAGGCCAAGGAGCAAGGCAGACGAAATGGAGTCTCCATG GCAGACGACAAACGATCCGATGTCCAACCGACAGCTGACCCCCCTTCTGAACCGGATGTGACTctcgcggaggaggaggtggaggaggaggagaaggaggtggaggagaaggaggtggaggaggaggtgaaggaggcagaaaaggaggaggaggaggaggaggaggtgggggaggaggcagaggaggaggaggagaaggaggtggaggaggaggtgaaggaggcagaaaaggaggaggaggaggaggaggaggtgggggaggaggcagaggaggaggaggagaacgaggtgGAGGCGGCTCTTCCATCCTTCCATCTCCTGATGCTGCCCGACACGCCGCCGTTGGAGCCGCCGTCCAGAAAGAAAGCCAGAACGTCGTCGCCTCGTGGCTCGCCAAAGGCATCAACATCAGCAGGAACGCCATCGTCAagacctcccccacccccacgcccatccccaccaccacgtcAGCCAATCGAGGGTGACCTCTCAGCAG ACGGGGCTTCTAATCCAGTGATCCAGAATGAGGCGGAGAAAACCGGTAAGAGTGGAGAAAAAAGGAAGTTGGGGATCCTGGAGATTGCTTCTGAAGAGTTTGAAGATGACAGTGAG TCTGATTATGAGGAGGCCCATGATGTGCCTGAGCCCATGAGCACCCAGCAACCCAGGGCAACGACCTCAAAGCACCCTATGGGAACGCCCGATATGCCCATGGAAACCAGAACTGTGGTAGAAACCGGACCTACTCCCAAGCCACACCTCTTCATATTTGACAGAGAATCGCAGGAGGAAGGCTCCCAGCCAATGGAATGTGAGGGCGCAGCAGTCCCTGCTGGCCCTCAGCCAATAAGCAAAGAGGCAGAAGTGGAGTCAATGACCCAGGTGCAGTTGAAAGAGGACATGCAGCGAATAAGAGCGCTGATGAAGCAGACTAACCAG AACCTTGTGAGCGTGACCAAGGCTCTGCTGAAGACAAGCGGGGACTTCAGCGCTGCCCTGGCTCTCCTGCTGAGGCCCGACTCGGCCCGGGGCCCCTTCTGGAGCCAAAGCGACGACCGGCTGCTGATGACCTCTGACTCCGAGGCTCGCCAGCAACTCCAGAAGAGGTACGGCGAGCAGGGCGTGGCCAAGAGGTTGGTATTCCTGGAGGGGGCGAATGATGCGGACGATCCGCCAGAACTCAATGTGCATAATGTATGA